A single window of uncultured Pseudodesulfovibrio sp. DNA harbors:
- the cooS gene encoding anaerobic carbon-monoxide dehydrogenase catalytic subunit, producing the protein MAKEPRPIDELTIWDDAKAMLKKARREGVETVHDRLDQQTPHCKFCELGTTCRNCTMGPCRVSEKRPRGVCGADADVIVARNFGRFVTGGAAGHSDHGRDLIEVLEAIVEGEAPDYKITDEGKLFRLAGEVGIETEGRELMAVAEDLMECFFADFGSRKKSVSLLSRVPEVRKKKWAKLGMTPRGVDREIAEMMHRTHMGCDNDAPNTLIHAARTALADGWGGSMIGTELSDVIFGTPTPKMSTANLAVIKEDKVNLLVHGHNPVVSEMILAAAREPEMVARAKELGATGINVAGLCCTGNELLMRQGIPMAGNHLMTELAIITGAVEAVVVDYQCIMPSLVQISGCYHTKFIDTANKARFTGAIHFDFQPRTAMKQAREIVSIAIEAFAERDAGRVEIPGEPIEIMTGFSNEAVIEALGGTLDPLVKAIADGDIRGAVGIVGCNNPKIKHDSLNVGLTKELIKKDILVIVTGCVTTAAGKAGLLVPEAIEMAGPGLKKICGALGIPPVLHYGSCVDNSRIIQLCAALANELGVDISDLPVGASSPEWYSEKAAAIGLYAVASGIYTHLGHPPNILGSETVTNLAVSGLEDLVGASFFIEPDAVKTAEMFDERIKAKRKGLGLSE; encoded by the coding sequence ATGGCTAAAGAACCGAGACCTATTGACGAACTGACTATTTGGGACGACGCGAAAGCAATGCTCAAAAAGGCCAGAAGGGAAGGCGTTGAAACTGTCCATGATCGTTTGGATCAGCAAACGCCTCATTGCAAATTTTGTGAACTTGGTACCACTTGTCGCAACTGTACCATGGGGCCGTGTCGCGTCAGCGAAAAGCGTCCCCGTGGAGTGTGTGGCGCAGATGCTGATGTTATCGTTGCCCGTAACTTTGGCCGGTTTGTGACCGGTGGCGCAGCTGGCCATTCCGATCATGGCCGTGATCTCATCGAGGTACTGGAGGCCATTGTCGAGGGCGAGGCTCCTGACTACAAGATTACCGATGAAGGCAAGCTGTTCAGGTTGGCCGGTGAAGTCGGTATTGAGACTGAAGGTCGTGAACTCATGGCCGTGGCTGAGGATCTCATGGAATGTTTCTTTGCCGATTTTGGCTCTCGCAAGAAATCTGTTTCGCTGCTGTCTCGTGTACCGGAAGTCCGCAAGAAAAAATGGGCAAAGCTCGGCATGACTCCGCGCGGTGTTGACCGTGAGATTGCCGAGATGATGCACCGCACTCATATGGGCTGCGACAACGATGCACCGAACACGCTTATTCACGCTGCCCGAACTGCTCTGGCTGATGGCTGGGGTGGTTCTATGATCGGAACCGAGCTTTCTGATGTTATCTTCGGCACCCCCACTCCCAAGATGTCCACGGCCAATCTCGCGGTCATCAAGGAAGACAAGGTCAACCTGCTCGTTCATGGTCATAACCCAGTCGTCTCCGAGATGATTTTGGCCGCAGCACGTGAGCCGGAAATGGTGGCGCGTGCCAAAGAACTTGGTGCTACTGGTATTAATGTGGCCGGTCTTTGTTGTACCGGTAACGAGCTGCTCATGCGTCAGGGTATCCCCATGGCGGGCAATCATCTCATGACCGAGTTGGCGATTATCACCGGGGCTGTCGAGGCCGTTGTGGTAGACTACCAGTGTATTATGCCGAGTCTTGTACAGATATCCGGCTGCTATCACACCAAATTCATCGATACGGCCAACAAGGCGCGTTTCACTGGTGCCATTCATTTTGATTTCCAGCCGCGTACGGCCATGAAGCAGGCGCGGGAAATCGTGTCCATCGCTATTGAGGCCTTTGCCGAGCGTGATGCTGGGCGCGTGGAAATTCCCGGAGAACCCATCGAAATCATGACTGGATTTTCTAACGAAGCCGTGATTGAAGCCTTGGGCGGCACCCTCGATCCGTTGGTCAAAGCCATTGCCGATGGCGATATTCGTGGTGCGGTGGGTATTGTTGGCTGCAACAATCCCAAGATCAAGCACGACTCCCTCAACGTTGGGCTGACCAAGGAACTGATCAAGAAGGATATCCTCGTCATCGTCACAGGATGTGTCACCACGGCCGCAGGCAAGGCTGGTCTTCTTGTGCCAGAAGCCATCGAGATGGCTGGTCCCGGTCTGAAGAAAATCTGTGGTGCGCTCGGTATTCCACCGGTTCTACATTACGGTTCCTGTGTGGATAATTCCCGTATCATTCAATTGTGCGCCGCCTTGGCCAATGAGCTGGGTGTGGACATCTCTGATTTGCCCGTGGGTGCATCGTCGCCTGAATGGTATTCGGAAAAGGCTGCTGCCATTGGTCTCTATGCTGTGGCATCAGGTATTTATACTCATCTTGGGCATCCGCCGAATATCCTCGGTTCCGAAACCGTTACCAATCTTGCCGTGTCCGGTCTTGAAGATTTGGTTGGCGCGTCCTTCTTTATCGAACCCGATGCGGTTAAGACCGCCGAAATGTTCGATGAACGCATCAAAGCCAAGCGTAAAGGTCTTGGGTTGAGCGAATAA
- a CDS encoding ArsA-related P-loop ATPase — translation MKIAFAGKGGVGKTSLAAWTADWLARNGKNVWLVDADTALSLGQASGMALDQLPQPLIQREDLVRERIHAGGFLNLNPDVGDLPEELAVDVPLGGEPVDGMTPGRKRLLVMGAVTNAGGGCACDANALLKALLAHIVMDRDEWVLVDLEAGVEHLGRGTVTHVDGLVIVSEPSMRSLQTGAEVGRMASDLGLTNQALVLNRYAGGEPPDLDGLPEWSLSIPPLDGLVGRQMTDASVLSLPEVDRLDGYIGELLSRLSP, via the coding sequence ATGAAAATAGCATTTGCCGGGAAAGGTGGGGTTGGTAAAACCTCGTTGGCAGCGTGGACTGCCGACTGGTTGGCCCGGAACGGGAAGAATGTCTGGTTGGTGGATGCGGATACCGCGTTGTCGCTGGGGCAGGCCTCTGGCATGGCATTGGATCAGTTACCGCAGCCACTCATTCAGCGAGAGGATTTGGTGCGGGAACGTATTCATGCCGGGGGATTTCTGAATTTGAACCCGGACGTCGGGGATTTGCCTGAAGAGCTGGCCGTGGATGTGCCGTTGGGTGGAGAGCCGGTTGACGGCATGACACCGGGGCGCAAACGGCTTCTCGTTATGGGTGCCGTGACCAATGCGGGCGGCGGTTGTGCCTGTGACGCCAATGCGTTGTTAAAGGCTTTGTTGGCGCATATTGTTATGGATCGGGACGAATGGGTTCTGGTGGATCTTGAAGCCGGTGTCGAACATCTGGGACGTGGAACCGTGACCCACGTGGATGGATTGGTGATTGTGTCCGAGCCGTCCATGCGGAGTTTGCAGACCGGTGCTGAGGTGGGGCGCATGGCTTCTGATCTCGGATTGACCAATCAGGCTTTGGTCCTCAATCGATACGCAGGAGGTGAACCACCGGATTTGGATGGTTTGCCAGAGTGGTCGCTTTCCATTCCTCCGCTTGATGGATTGGTGGGACGACAGATGACGGATGCCTCCGTTTTGTCATTGCCGGAAGTTGATCGTTTGGATGGATATATTGGGGAGTTGCTGAGTCGTTTGAGCCCATAG
- a CDS encoding ATP-binding protein, with protein sequence MSFIKRREDERRHRAKNLFLQTLIDNIPSPVFYKDTKGEYLGCNKAFRTMLGREMHEIVGKTVFDLAPRELAGIYKKADDDLFAVGGEQRYETQLQSADGTIHEVFFTKSLFQDTAGKTAGLLGVMLDITDRKRAEEALRLAHDELEQRVEERTAELAATNLFLEREIKERIKAEKESRAKSDFLNSVINSINHGLVVIDIEDYTVKLANSAASEGRLVEDVCCHKLLHGSDMPCGENVCPVHVVKKTKKPAVVQHDHINPDGTVSYVEIHAYPVFDEDGKLIQIIENIMDITSRKQSEQAMLEAKEMAETTSRLMSEFLDMVSHELRTPMTSVQGFAKLIDKTVRNHFEPLAEGDERLTKQAGRIRGNLGIIMSESGRLTELINDHLDLSKLESGRVEWRNDRIVSGELIERARAATHSLFHDDAVDLVVEVEKGLPPFNGDSDRLLQVLINLISNAVKFTSEGGVTCGVTRRDNDLLFCVADTGIGVPEDQQEIIFSKFSQLQTRKSGKPSGTGLGLPISREIISYHGGEIWVESQHGQGSRFCFSIPIK encoded by the coding sequence GTGAGCTTTATAAAGAGGCGCGAAGACGAAAGACGGCATCGCGCGAAGAATCTTTTTTTGCAAACATTGATTGATAATATTCCGAGCCCTGTTTTTTATAAAGATACGAAGGGGGAATATCTTGGGTGCAACAAAGCTTTTCGTACGATGCTCGGACGTGAAATGCATGAAATAGTGGGCAAGACGGTTTTTGATTTGGCCCCGAGAGAACTTGCCGGAATATACAAGAAAGCAGACGACGATCTTTTTGCTGTGGGTGGTGAACAACGATATGAAACACAGTTGCAGTCTGCCGATGGTACCATACATGAGGTATTTTTTACGAAATCCTTATTTCAGGATACGGCGGGAAAGACAGCTGGGCTGCTCGGTGTCATGCTTGACATTACTGATCGCAAGAGAGCCGAAGAGGCGTTGAGACTGGCGCATGATGAATTGGAGCAGCGGGTTGAAGAGCGGACTGCCGAGTTAGCTGCAACCAATCTTTTTTTAGAGCGTGAAATTAAGGAACGTATAAAGGCGGAAAAGGAAAGTCGTGCCAAGAGCGATTTCCTTAATTCAGTCATTAATTCCATCAATCATGGGCTCGTAGTTATTGATATTGAAGACTATACCGTCAAGCTTGCCAACTCCGCGGCCTCTGAAGGACGCTTGGTGGAAGATGTCTGTTGTCATAAGCTGTTGCATGGCAGCGACATGCCGTGTGGAGAGAATGTTTGTCCGGTGCATGTCGTCAAGAAAACGAAAAAACCTGCGGTTGTTCAGCATGATCACATTAACCCTGATGGCACTGTGTCATACGTGGAAATTCACGCTTATCCCGTGTTCGATGAAGACGGGAAGTTGATTCAGATTATTGAGAACATCATGGATATAACGTCACGTAAGCAATCTGAACAGGCCATGCTTGAAGCCAAGGAGATGGCTGAAACCACGAGTCGTCTCATGTCAGAATTTCTCGACATGGTATCACATGAATTACGGACTCCCATGACCTCGGTACAGGGATTTGCCAAGCTTATAGATAAGACGGTCAGGAATCATTTTGAGCCGTTGGCGGAAGGCGATGAGCGTTTGACGAAGCAGGCGGGGCGTATCAGGGGGAACCTTGGTATCATTATGTCTGAAAGCGGCCGGTTGACGGAACTCATCAACGATCATCTTGATTTGTCGAAGTTGGAATCGGGCCGAGTCGAATGGCGTAATGACAGGATCGTTTCAGGGGAATTGATTGAGCGGGCGCGTGCGGCGACTCATTCTCTTTTCCATGATGATGCAGTTGATCTGGTGGTTGAAGTGGAGAAAGGCCTACCTCCATTCAATGGGGATTCTGACAGATTGCTTCAAGTACTGATAAATCTTATTTCCAATGCCGTAAAATTCACTTCTGAAGGTGGTGTCACCTGTGGCGTGACGAGGCGGGATAACGATCTTCTGTTTTGTGTTGCTGACACCGGAATAGGTGTCCCTGAAGATCAGCAGGAGATTATTTTTAGCAAATTTAGTCAACTACAGACTCGAAAAAGCGGCAAGCCTTCTGGCACAGGCCTTGGCCTCCCAATTTCGCGGGAAATCATCAGTTATCATGGTGGTGAAATTTGGGTTGAAAGCCAGCATGGACAAGGGAGTCGGTTCTGTTTTTCAATCCCCATCAAATAG